A single window of Methanomassiliicoccus sp. DNA harbors:
- a CDS encoding DUF4231 domain-containing protein → METEQDVGVQITLKRLDNQIEYYDTSSIKNQRRYKTLKIVEIGAAALIPFAAFMPYSQFSTSLLGVIVVFTEGIQQVYQFHANWISYRSTCEALRHEKFLFLARAGPYSSSPNPDILLAERVESNISVENANWVSCQENTKESKKSG, encoded by the coding sequence GGGTACAAATTACTCTAAAACGTCTGGATAACCAAATCGAGTATTACGATACAAGCAGCATCAAGAATCAGCGGAGATATAAAACTTTAAAAATAGTTGAAATTGGGGCGGCGGCGCTGATACCTTTCGCGGCTTTTATGCCTTATAGCCAATTTTCAACTAGCCTACTGGGTGTTATTGTCGTTTTTACTGAAGGAATCCAGCAAGTTTATCAATTTCATGCTAACTGGATCTCTTACAGATCAACATGTGAAGCGCTCCGTCACGAAAAATTTCTATTCCTTGCAAGGGCAGGCCCCTATTCATCATCGCCTAATCCAGACATACTTCTCGCAGAGCGTGTTGAATCTAACATATCGGTCGAGAATGCAAATTGGGTGAGTTGTCAAGAAAACACAAAAGAATCAAAGAAATCGGGATAG